ATGGCCTGGCCTACGTCGTGTCCGAGGCGGCCGGCGGCTCTGATGCCCTGGACGGGTGTTGTCTCGTGCCCCAGGCGACGGACGGCGCATTGCCGTTGCGGCTCGATCTGTGGAACACGCAACGCCTGGCAGTTGCCGACTGCGAACCCCTGGGGGCGCTGGCTCCGTCCGGCCTGGACCTCCTGTTCCGGGCTTTGGGCCGGCAGGCGGCCAAAGGCCATTACGGAGCCTGCCACACGCCCGGCGTCTTCACCCCGGACGTATCGCCCGTGCCGGTCTCGGGCAAATGCTACGGCGCGCCGGAAATGGAAAATCTGGTCGAGGCCGGGTTTGATTTCTGGCTGACGACCGGACGGTTCAACGACGCCTTCGAGGCCCGGCTGGCCGACTGGCTCGGCCGGAAGTTCTGCCTGACGGCCAATTCCGGCTCCTCGGCCAATTTGCTGGCCATCGCCGCCCTGACCTCGCCAAAGCTCGAGGAGCGCCGGCTGCGTCCCGGCGACGAAGTCCTCACTGTCGCGGCCGGGTTCCCCACCACCGTGGCTCCGCTGGTGCAGTGCGGCCTCGTCCCCGTCTTTCTCGACGTCGATCCGGCAACCGGCAATGTCCGCCCGGAACAGCTCGAAGCGGCGGTGACCGACAAGACGCGGCTGATTTTTCTGGCCCATACCCTGGGGAACCCCTTTGACGTCGCGGCGGTCATGGCCGTGGCCCGGACCCACAATCTGTGGGTGGTGGAAGACTGCTGCGACGCCCTGGGCTCGCGCTATGCCCGGGACGGGTTGGACGGGATGTGCGGCGGCTTCGGCCACATCGCCACCTTCTCCTTTTACCCGGCCCACCACATCACCATGGGCGAAGGCGGGGCCGTGGCCACTGACGACCCGTTACTGCGCAAAATCCTGATGTCCTTTCGGGACTGGGGGCGGGACTGCTGGTGTCCGCCTGGCGTGGACAACACCTGTTCTCGCCGCTTCGACTGGAAGTTCCCGTTGCTGCCGGCCGGGTATGACCACAAATACGTGTATTCGCATCTGGGCTACAACCTGAAGATCACCGACATGCAGGCCGCCGTGGGCTTGGCCCAGCTCGACCGGCTGGACGGGTTTATCCAGGATCGCAAGCGTAACTTCGCCTACCTGACCGAAGCCCTGGCGGATCTCGAAGGTCCCTGGCTCACGCTGCCCAAGGCGACCCCCGGCAGCGCCCCTTCCTGGTTCGGCTACCTGATGACCCTGGGGCCCGAAGCCGGCAACCGGGAGGAGCTCCTGCAATACATGGCAGAGCACAAAATCGGCACCCGGCTGCTGTTCGCCGGCAACATCCTGCGCCAGCCCTGCGCCGAAGGCATGCCCCACCGGGTGGCCGCGCCCCTTGACGGCACGGACGTTATTTTGCGCCGTTCCTTCTGGATAGGCCTCTATCCCGGCCTTTGCCGCGAGCAGCTAGACCATGCCGCAACCTGTCTGCGCCGCTGGCTGACCAGTGGGAAACGAGCCTGATGGTTGCCGACTTGACGGCCCGGATCCGAGCCCGGGGGCTGCCGTATGTCCTGGTCGGCGCGGTGAATACCGCCCTCGGTTACGGCGTGACGGTTGGTCTGTATTATCTGCTGACGCCCGGCTGGCCGCTCGTGCCCATTGCCGTCCTGGCCAACGTGATCTGCATCACGCTGTCGTTTACGCTGTACAAGATCTTTATTTTCAAGGGACGAGGCTCCTGGCTGACGGAGTATTTGCGCAGTTACGTGGTCTACGGCGGCAATGCGGTCTTTGGCATTGCCGGCCTGTGGCTGTTGACCGACGTCTTCGGAATGCCGGTGTGGCTGGCCCAGGGCCTGGTCATGGGGCTTGGGGTGTTTGGCTCCTTCCTGGGCCATGAATTGTTCACGTTTAAGACAAAACTGGAACCGGCCGACGAGCTGGGTTCCTGACGCAGACCCTGGTTGCGGGCATTGGAGTTTTTGGGTGAAGCTTGCAGAATATGTTGCCAATTTTCTGGTCGAACACGGGGCCCGACATATCTTTCTGGTGACCGGCGGCGGCGCCATGCATCTCAATGACGCCATCGGGCAGGAAAAGCGGCTCCACTATGTGTGTTGCCATCACGAGCAGGCCTGCGCCATGGCGGCCGAAGGCTATGCCCGGGTGGCCGGGACGCCCGGGTTTGTCTGCGTGACCACCGGCCCTGGCGGCATCAACGCCCTAAACGGCGTGTTCGGGGCCTGGACCGATTCCATCCCCATGCTGATCATCTCCGGTCAGGTCAAACGGGAAACCTGTATGGGGGCCTGCCGCATCGAGTCGTTGCGCCAACTCGGCGACCAGGAGGCCGATATCCTGGGCATGGTGCGCGGCATCACCAAATATGCCGCCATGGTTGAAGACCCCGAAACGATCCGCTACCATTTGGAAAAAGCCCTGCATCTGGCGGTTTCCGGCCGTCCCGGACCGTGCTGGATCGATATTCCCCTCGACGTCCAGGCCAGCCCTATTGCTCCGGAATCTCTGGTTGGCTACAGTCCAGAACCGGAACCGGCCCTGGCCGGCGAGTCCTTAGAGGCGGTCTGCGACGATATTTTGGTTCGTCTGGCAGAAGCCAAACGTCCGGCCGTGCTCGTTGGCACGGGCATCCATCTGGCCGGAGCCGAGGCGGTGTTTGACCGGGTGATCCGGCTCCTGGGCATCCCCGTGGCCACGGCCTGGACGGCGCATGATCTGATGGACTCAGGCGATGCCCTGTACTGCGGCCGGCCGGGGACGATCGGCGACCGGGCCGGCAACTTCACAGTGCAAAACGCCGACATGCTGCTCGTGATCGGCAGCCGGCTCAACATCCGTCAGGTGAGCTACAACTGGAGTTCCTTTGCCCGGGCGGCCTTCAAAATCATCGTCGACATAGATCCTTGCGAACTGGACAAGCCCACGGTACAGCCCGATCTTCCGGTCCAGGCCGATGCCGCCGCCTTCCTTGAGACCCTGGAGCGCCGCTTACATGCCCGCGCCTGGGCTGTTTCCACCCATGCCGACTGGCTGGCCTGGTGCCGGGAACGGGTGGACCGCTACCCGGTCGTGCTTCCGCGCCATCGCCAGGCTGTCGGCAACCGCATTAATCCCTACCATTTCATCGAGGCCCTGTTTGATCGGCTTCGAGACGACGACGTCATCGTCTGCGGCAACGGCTCCGCCTGCGTCATTCCCTTTCAGGCCGGCCGGATCAAAAAAGGCCAGCGGATGTTCGCCAATTCCGGCTGCGCCTCCATGGGCTATGACTTGCCCGCAGCTATCGGCGCGGCCGTGGCCAGGGGTGGGAAACGGGTCATTTGTTTGGCCGGGGACGGTTCCCTGCTTATGAATGTGCAGGAACTGCAGACCATGGCCGGCCTGTCCCTGCCAATTATACTGTTCGTGCTGAATAATGATGGATATCTGTCCATCAAGCAGACGCAGGATGCCTTTTTCCAGGGGCGACACATGGGCTCAGACCCCCAATCCGGCGTGACCTTTCCGGACTTTACCCGCCTGGGGCAGGGATTCGGCCTGGATTCCCGCAATCTTAAAGGACCTGATTTTCTTGGGGACCTGGAGACAATCCTGGAATCCACCTCCGCGCTTTTGGTCAACGTATTGCTTGACCCGGCCCAGGGATTCGAACCGAAACTGAGCTCCCGACAGTTGGAAGATGGACGTATTGTATCTCCTTGTCTGGAAGATATGCACCCCTTCTTGAGCCAAGACGAATTACAGGCTAATATGTGCATCACCAACTGATTTGACATCCAAAGGAGGTATTCGTGAACAATCTCGAACGGAAAATGGTCGATGTCCTCAAGGATCTGAAAGAGAATCATCATGTCTGCGGCATCAAGGCAGAATTCGAGGCCGAGGGCACCCGGCTGGAAGAGGCCATGCGCCTAAAAGAAGTTATCACAGTGGCCGGCCTCGGCCTGACCTTGAAGATCGGCGGTTGCGAGGCTATCCGTGATATGTACGAGGCCCGAATCTTAGGCGTGGATCGTATCGTGGCCCCAATGGTTGAAACCGCCTATGCGCTCAAAAAATATCTCAAGGCCATTGAAAAAGTCTTCCCGCCAGAAGAACTCGAACATATTGACATTGCAGTCAATATCGAGACCATGGAAGGCTGCCGCAATTTCGACGCTATGCTCGCCTTGCCGGAAATCCGCATTTTGGACGGCGTGGTCATGGGCCGGGTGGATCTGACCGGATCCATGGGACTTGGACGCGATGATATCAACACCGACGTCGTCTTTGACATCACCAATGAGCTTTTCGCCAAAGCCAAGGGAAAGGGCTTGGAATGCGCCGTGGGCGGCGGCGTCGGCAAGGAAGCTTTACCGTTTTTCCATAAACTCAAGCCCGGTTTGTTGGATCGCTACGAAACCCGGAAGCTGATCTTCCAGTGTCCGGACGCCTTGCACGACGAGCCTGAGAAGGGCATCCTCAAAGCCGTCGGTTTCGAGTTGCTGTGGCTGAAAAATAAACGAGACTTCTACGGGATGATCTTTGATGAAGATAAGCAGCGTATTGTGATGCTCGAGTCGCGCTACAAGCAATTGATCAAAGAAGCCGGGGGCAAATACGAATGAATGGACGCGTGGCCCTGGTGACGGGGGCGTCCCGAGGCATTGGGAGAGCCATTGCCGCACGCTTTGCTGCGTTGGGAGCAACAGTGTTGCGCCCAACCCGCCAGGACATGGACCTGGGTGATGGCCCATCGGTCGAGGCCTACTGCAGCGCCTTGTCTTGTCCGGTGGATATTCTGGTCAATAATGCCGGCATCAACCCCCTGGCTGGGGTTGCTGAACTGAGTGACGAAGCCATGCATGACGCGTTGCGGATCAATCTGGAAGCGCCATTGCGTCTCACCCGTGCTCTTGTGCCGGGTATGCGGGAGCGAGGCTACGGTCGTATCGTCAATATTGCATCCGTTTTCGGCGTTGTGTCCAAAGCTCGGCGAACCATCTATTCCACGACCAAATCAGGCCTTCTCGGCCTGACCAGGGCGGCGGCAGTTGAGCTTGCGCCGTTCGGGGTGTTGGTGAATGCGGTCGCCCCGGGGTTTGTCGATACGGAATTAACGCGTCAGAACAACACGCCTGAGCAACTCCAGATCATTTGTGAGGGGATACCGCAACAACGCATGGCCAGCCCGGAAGAGATCGCCGTCGTCGTGGCCTTTTTATGCGGCCAAGCCAATTCGTACATGACGGGCCAGACCATTGCCGTGGATGGGGGATTCACATGTCTGTGATAACAGTTCGGTCCAATATCAAGGACTATGACGTTGTTTTTGAAAATGATCCTGGGTTTCTTAATTTTTCAAGCAAGTTTCAAGAAGCTTGCTACATCATTGATACAAATGTCTGGGATCTGTATAAAGACAGTGTTTTGTCCGTCTTGCCGGAACAGGATGTCATTATCCTCCCTTTTGACGAGACACGCAAGAATCTGGCCACGGTACAAGAGATCTATGACCGTCTCATGGTCCGATCTTCCAAGCGCAACCTGACGCTTGTG
This genomic stretch from Desulfovibrio sp. TomC harbors:
- the rfbH gene encoding lipopolysaccharide biosynthesis protein RfbH, coding for MSKISSVSPGNIVRHDALPGRGVVLRLQDGLAYVVSEAAGGSDALDGCCLVPQATDGALPLRLDLWNTQRLAVADCEPLGALAPSGLDLLFRALGRQAAKGHYGACHTPGVFTPDVSPVPVSGKCYGAPEMENLVEAGFDFWLTTGRFNDAFEARLADWLGRKFCLTANSGSSANLLAIAALTSPKLEERRLRPGDEVLTVAAGFPTTVAPLVQCGLVPVFLDVDPATGNVRPEQLEAAVTDKTRLIFLAHTLGNPFDVAAVMAVARTHNLWVVEDCCDALGSRYARDGLDGMCGGFGHIATFSFYPAHHITMGEGGAVATDDPLLRKILMSFRDWGRDCWCPPGVDNTCSRRFDWKFPLLPAGYDHKYVYSHLGYNLKITDMQAAVGLAQLDRLDGFIQDRKRNFAYLTEALADLEGPWLTLPKATPGSAPSWFGYLMTLGPEAGNREELLQYMAEHKIGTRLLFAGNILRQPCAEGMPHRVAAPLDGTDVILRRSFWIGLYPGLCREQLDHAATCLRRWLTSGKRA
- a CDS encoding GtrA family protein, with protein sequence MVADLTARIRARGLPYVLVGAVNTALGYGVTVGLYYLLTPGWPLVPIAVLANVICITLSFTLYKIFIFKGRGSWLTEYLRSYVVYGGNAVFGIAGLWLLTDVFGMPVWLAQGLVMGLGVFGSFLGHELFTFKTKLEPADELGS
- a CDS encoding thiamine pyrophosphate-binding protein, translating into MKLAEYVANFLVEHGARHIFLVTGGGAMHLNDAIGQEKRLHYVCCHHEQACAMAAEGYARVAGTPGFVCVTTGPGGINALNGVFGAWTDSIPMLIISGQVKRETCMGACRIESLRQLGDQEADILGMVRGITKYAAMVEDPETIRYHLEKALHLAVSGRPGPCWIDIPLDVQASPIAPESLVGYSPEPEPALAGESLEAVCDDILVRLAEAKRPAVLVGTGIHLAGAEAVFDRVIRLLGIPVATAWTAHDLMDSGDALYCGRPGTIGDRAGNFTVQNADMLLVIGSRLNIRQVSYNWSSFARAAFKIIVDIDPCELDKPTVQPDLPVQADAAAFLETLERRLHARAWAVSTHADWLAWCRERVDRYPVVLPRHRQAVGNRINPYHFIEALFDRLRDDDVIVCGNGSACVIPFQAGRIKKGQRMFANSGCASMGYDLPAAIGAAVARGGKRVICLAGDGSLLMNVQELQTMAGLSLPIILFVLNNDGYLSIKQTQDAFFQGRHMGSDPQSGVTFPDFTRLGQGFGLDSRNLKGPDFLGDLETILESTSALLVNVLLDPAQGFEPKLSSRQLEDGRIVSPCLEDMHPFLSQDELQANMCITN
- a CDS encoding aldolase/citrate lyase family protein, whose product is MNNLERKMVDVLKDLKENHHVCGIKAEFEAEGTRLEEAMRLKEVITVAGLGLTLKIGGCEAIRDMYEARILGVDRIVAPMVETAYALKKYLKAIEKVFPPEELEHIDIAVNIETMEGCRNFDAMLALPEIRILDGVVMGRVDLTGSMGLGRDDINTDVVFDITNELFAKAKGKGLECAVGGGVGKEALPFFHKLKPGLLDRYETRKLIFQCPDALHDEPEKGILKAVGFELLWLKNKRDFYGMIFDEDKQRIVMLESRYKQLIKEAGGKYE
- a CDS encoding SDR family NAD(P)-dependent oxidoreductase, with amino-acid sequence MNGRVALVTGASRGIGRAIAARFAALGATVLRPTRQDMDLGDGPSVEAYCSALSCPVDILVNNAGINPLAGVAELSDEAMHDALRINLEAPLRLTRALVPGMRERGYGRIVNIASVFGVVSKARRTIYSTTKSGLLGLTRAAAVELAPFGVLVNAVAPGFVDTELTRQNNTPEQLQIICEGIPQQRMASPEEIAVVVAFLCGQANSYMTGQTIAVDGGFTCL